In the Hordeum vulgare subsp. vulgare chromosome 7H, MorexV3_pseudomolecules_assembly, whole genome shotgun sequence genome, one interval contains:
- the LOC123412377 gene encoding galactan beta-1,4-galactosyltransferase GALS1-like: MRSEAAAGGGGGIAAGPPAPALLCSDLKPFLAALTMLTLLAAAWQLRPYHSLLASPFSLCPDPPPSLAVFGKASSSGSNASSSSKQAQARPKPSDPNRREFRAVGSAAALFVQMGAYRGGPYTFAVVGLASKPVHVYGKPWFRCEWVPNDGGANASASSARPMRAANTYHMLPDWGYGRVYTVVVVNCTFSSAPNADNAGGRLVLNAYYGPSPARYERIEALEEAPGGYDEAAFRPPHRYDYLYCGSSLYGDLSAARVREWMAYHARFFGARSHFVFHDAGGVGPAVRAALEPWVRAGRATLQDVRAQADYDGWYHNQFLVVNDCLHRYRHAARWTFFFDVDEYIFLPDGRTLDGVLAELDPYTQFTIEQNPMSSRLCARGANDSMADYSKQWGFEKLVFRNSITGVRRDRKYAIQAKNAYATGVHMSENVIGNTTHKTEHLIRYYHYHNTINVPGELCREIVPVPPKGGLTWSEKTPWYYDDSMKLVANAVREFEKRNIGNVRV; the protein is encoded by the exons ATGCGGAgcgaggcggcggccggcggcggcggcggcattgCGGCCGGCCCTCCGGCGCCCGCGCTGCTCTGCTCCGACCTCAAGCCCTTCCTCGCTGCGCTCACCATGCTCacgctcctcgccgccgcctggcaGCTCCGCCCCTACCACTCCCTGCTCGCCTCCCCGTTCTCCCTCTGCCCGGACCCGCCCCCCTCGCTCGCCGTCTTCGGCAAGGCCTCCAGCTCCGGCTCCAACGCCTCCTCGTCGTCGAAGCAGGCGCAGGCGCGGCCCAAGCCCAGCGACCCGAACAGGCGGGAGTTCCGCGCGGTGGGCAGCGCGGCGGCGCTGTTCGTGCAGATGGGCGCGTACCGCGGCGGGCCCTACACCTTCGCCGTCGTCGGGCTCGCGTCCAAGCCGGTCCACGTCTACGGCAAGCCCTGGTTCCGCTGCGAGTGGGTGCCCAACGACGGCGGCGCCAACGCCTCCGCCTCATCGGCGCGGCCGATGCGCGCGGCCAACACGTACCACATGCTCCCGGACTGGGGCTACGGCCGGGTGTACACCGTCGTGGTGGTGAACTGCACCTTCTCGTCGGCGCCCAACGCCGACAATGCCGGGGGCAGGCTCGTGCTCAACGCCTACTACGGGCCGTCCCCGGCGCGGTACGAGCGGATCGAGGCACTGGAGGAGGCGCCGGGGGGCTACGACGAGGCGGCGTTCCGGCCGCCGCACCGGTACGACTACCTCTACTGCGGCTCGTCGCTGTACGGGGACCTCAGCGCGGCGCGGGTGCGGGAGTGGATGGCGTACCACGCGCGCTTCTTCGGCGCGCGCTCGCACTTCGTGTTCCACGACGCCGGCGGCGTCGGCCCCGCGGTGCGCGCGGCGCTCGAGCCATGGGTGCGCGCCGGCCGCGCCACGCTGCAGGACGTGCGCGCCCAGGCCGACTACGACGGCTGGTACCACAACCAGTTCCTCGTCGTCAACGACTGCCTCCACCGGTACCGGCACGCAGCCAGGTGGACCTTCTTCTTCGACGTCGACGAGTACATCTTCCTGCCCGACGGCCGGACGCTCGACGGCGTGCTCGCCGAGCTAGACCCCTACACGCAGTTCACCATCGAGCAGAACCCAATGTCGAGCAGGTTGTGCGCGCGGGGCGCCAACGATTCCATGGCCGACTACTCCAA ACAATGGGGTTTTGAGAAGCTGGTGTTCCGGAATTCGATCACCGGGGTGAGGCGCGACAGGAAGTACGCGATCCAGGCCAAGAACGCATACGCCACGGGCGTACACATGTCCGAGAACGTGATCGGCAACACCACTCACAAGACGGAGCACCTCATCCGGTACTACCACTACCACAATACCATCAATGTTCCCGGCGAGTTATGCCGCGAGATTGTGCCCGTGCCGCCCAAAGGTGGCCTGACGTGGTCGGAGAAGACGCCCTGGTACTACGACGACAGCATGAAGCTCGTCGCAAACGCGGTGCGGGAGTTCGAGAAGCGAAACATTGGCAATGTGCGTGTGTGA